The Xanthobacter flavus genome includes a window with the following:
- a CDS encoding autotransporter outer membrane beta-barrel domain-containing protein, with product MYGFDTGYSQNIYGFMAGADFGKENVFASNDAMVFGVLGGFVGSNLNFSNSPTSADYSGGTVGAYATYITGNWYFDALVKADFLSMDYNAPTLAGIGYFGQSTDARNVGFALDTGYRFYTWGNGGFLDGLATLSYVNTNISDLNIAGATFVDFGNNDSLRGSLGARIGGQVYDAATYRVQASLTGRLWYEFLGDNAVTLFNPGVPFSTVDNFDGLFGEVGVGFNVFAKDSGWNSFVNADVKFGDNYTAGSAKGGLRYQW from the coding sequence ATCTACGGCTTCGACACCGGCTACAGCCAGAACATCTACGGCTTCATGGCCGGCGCCGACTTCGGCAAGGAGAACGTCTTCGCCTCCAACGACGCGATGGTGTTCGGTGTCCTCGGCGGCTTCGTCGGGTCCAACCTGAACTTCAGCAACTCGCCCACCTCGGCGGATTACTCCGGCGGGACGGTCGGTGCCTATGCCACCTACATCACCGGCAACTGGTACTTCGACGCCCTGGTGAAGGCCGACTTCCTCTCCATGGACTACAACGCGCCGACGCTCGCGGGCATCGGCTACTTCGGCCAGTCCACGGACGCCCGGAACGTCGGCTTCGCCCTCGACACCGGCTACCGCTTCTACACCTGGGGCAACGGCGGGTTCCTGGACGGCCTCGCCACCCTGTCCTACGTCAACACCAACATCTCCGACCTCAACATCGCCGGCGCCACCTTCGTGGACTTCGGCAACAACGACAGCCTGCGGGGCAGCCTCGGCGCCCGCATCGGTGGCCAGGTCTACGACGCGGCTACCTACCGGGTGCAGGCGAGCCTGACCGGCCGGCTCTGGTACGAGTTCCTCGGCGACAACGCGGTCACCCTCTTCAATCCGGGCGTGCCCTTCAGCACCGTCGACAATTTCGACGGCCTGTTCGGAGAAGTGGGTGTCGGCTTCAACGTCTTCGCCAAGGACTCGGGCTGGAACAGCTTCGTGAATGCCGATGTGAAGTTCGGCGACAACTACACGGCTGGCAGCGCCAAGGGCGGTCTGCGCTACCAGTGGTGA
- a CDS encoding adenosine deaminase: MRRRILIAAFVLIAALVAIRAAVVASRLPEALTAAQFERMRPEPNRQRAFLHRMPKGGDLHTHLSGAVYAERLIAWAIKDGLCLDPAAMNILSPPADASAEKPCGADPKIVPIADAVAGWRGQTTFDLLVDALSMRWFVPTPQVPSGHDQFFASFSKFNPAAGGPDWTRTMERTAEMTVDQLRQYRAENVQYAELMVTLIEGDDRRRLGQAIGAERDPKAMLAALEAAGMADVVRRRVEDIRALVARVEALRGCAADASRPGCGVDFRYIAQVNRNGAPAEVFAQTALSAALVRALPDIVAGFNYVGPEDYRTARQDYRTHMQWIGFLAGKDVPVALHAGELWIGLVPPPDLDFHIRDAVETAGARRIGHGTAIGFERDMDGLLADLKARGVAIEIALTSSDVILGVRARRHPIRTYLSAGVPVTLATDDAGVSRIDLTNEYLRAAQDHGLGYRRLKGFAQTAIDKAFLPAPEKARQQARLAAAFAAFEQEVADALPLKARLAAFFRALVGVGGR, from the coding sequence TTGCGTCGCCGCATCCTGATCGCCGCGTTCGTCCTGATCGCGGCGCTTGTCGCCATCCGGGCCGCCGTCGTCGCCAGCCGTCTGCCCGAGGCGCTCACCGCGGCGCAGTTCGAGCGGATGCGGCCGGAGCCCAACCGCCAGCGCGCTTTCCTGCACCGCATGCCGAAGGGCGGCGACCTGCACACCCACCTCTCCGGCGCGGTCTATGCCGAGCGGCTGATCGCCTGGGCCATCAAGGATGGCCTGTGCCTCGATCCCGCCGCCATGAACATCCTGTCCCCGCCCGCCGACGCGAGCGCGGAGAAGCCCTGCGGCGCCGATCCAAAGATCGTCCCCATCGCCGACGCGGTGGCCGGCTGGCGCGGCCAGACCACCTTCGACCTGCTGGTGGATGCGCTCTCCATGCGCTGGTTCGTGCCCACCCCTCAGGTGCCCTCCGGGCACGACCAGTTCTTCGCCTCCTTCTCCAAGTTCAATCCCGCCGCCGGCGGTCCGGACTGGACACGCACTATGGAGCGCACCGCCGAGATGACGGTGGACCAGCTGCGCCAGTACCGCGCCGAGAACGTGCAATATGCCGAGCTGATGGTGACGCTGATCGAGGGCGACGACCGCCGCCGCCTCGGCCAGGCCATCGGCGCGGAGCGCGATCCCAAGGCCATGCTGGCGGCGCTAGAGGCGGCCGGAATGGCGGACGTGGTGCGCCGCCGGGTGGAGGACATCAGGGCCCTCGTGGCCCGTGTGGAGGCGCTGCGCGGCTGCGCGGCGGACGCTTCCCGCCCTGGCTGCGGCGTGGATTTCCGCTACATCGCCCAGGTGAACCGCAACGGCGCGCCGGCCGAGGTGTTCGCCCAGACGGCGCTGTCGGCGGCGCTGGTGCGGGCGTTGCCGGACATCGTCGCCGGCTTCAACTATGTCGGGCCGGAGGACTACCGCACGGCGCGGCAGGATTATCGCACCCACATGCAGTGGATCGGCTTCCTCGCCGGCAAGGACGTGCCGGTGGCGCTCCATGCGGGCGAATTGTGGATCGGCCTCGTGCCGCCGCCGGACCTCGACTTCCACATCCGCGATGCAGTGGAGACGGCAGGCGCGCGGCGCATCGGCCACGGCACCGCCATCGGCTTCGAGCGCGACATGGACGGGCTGCTGGCGGATCTGAAGGCGCGCGGCGTCGCCATCGAGATCGCGCTCACCTCCTCGGACGTGATCCTCGGCGTGCGCGCCCGCCGCCATCCCATCCGCACCTATCTCTCCGCCGGCGTGCCGGTGACGCTCGCCACCGACGACGCGGGCGTCTCGCGCATCGACCTCACCAACGAATATCTGCGCGCCGCCCAGGACCACGGCCTCGGCTATCGCCGGCTGAAGGGATTCGCGCAGACCGCCATCGACAAGGCCTTCCTGCCGGCGCCGGAAAAGGCGCGTCAGCAGGCCCGCCTCGCAGCCGCCTTCGCCGCCTTCGAGCAGGAGGTGGCCGATGCGCTGCCCCTCAAGGCGCGCCTCGCCGCCTTCTTCCGCGCGCTGGTGGGCGTGGGAGGGCGTTGA
- a CDS encoding invasion associated locus B family protein yields the protein MNLPRPSRTGAFRTGPFLALAALLAATPFAVLFSEDTGAVTVAQTQQAPAQTRSAQNQPPAAAPAGPVKTETQSFDNWVLTCQELPPAAGARTGKKTCFAVLRITDNQSKRVVVVWKIGKDGKDVPTIAITTPTGVIVRDGVDLVLGQNTRKLAYQWCNGTECEASIAYDAALSKELSAAKEATISFRLQDGRQVNVKVGVTGVDKVLAGLAKS from the coding sequence GTGAATCTTCCCCGTCCGTCCCGCACCGGCGCGTTCCGCACCGGCCCCTTTCTCGCCCTCGCAGCGCTGCTTGCCGCCACCCCCTTCGCCGTCCTGTTCTCCGAGGACACGGGCGCGGTGACCGTGGCGCAGACCCAGCAGGCGCCGGCGCAGACCCGTTCCGCCCAGAACCAGCCGCCGGCCGCCGCGCCCGCCGGCCCGGTGAAGACCGAGACCCAGTCGTTCGACAATTGGGTGCTCACCTGCCAGGAACTGCCCCCGGCGGCCGGCGCCAGGACCGGCAAGAAGACCTGCTTCGCCGTGCTGCGCATCACCGACAACCAGTCCAAGCGCGTCGTGGTGGTGTGGAAAATCGGCAAGGACGGCAAGGACGTTCCCACCATCGCCATCACCACGCCCACCGGCGTGATCGTGCGCGACGGCGTGGATCTGGTGCTCGGCCAGAACACCCGCAAGCTCGCGTACCAGTGGTGCAACGGCACCGAGTGCGAGGCGAGCATCGCCTATGACGCGGCGCTCTCCAAGGAGCTGTCCGCCGCCAAGGAGGCCACCATCTCCTTCCGCCTGCAGGACGGCCGGCAGGTGAATGTGAAGGTGGGCGTCACCGGCGTCGACAAGGTGCTCGCCGGGCTCGCCAAGAGCTGA